The following proteins are co-located in the Pseudomonas sp. ATCC 13867 genome:
- a CDS encoding AI-2E family transporter — protein sequence MLESKLEYRTFLLLLAVVTIAFAWLLLPFYGAVFWGTILAIIFAPLQRRLRVRLHGRNNLAALISLTICLLIVILPMTFIAGALVQEGATVYQRLKSGELNFVTYFQQVMAALPDWVHPWLERFDLTDLSSLQEKLSAGAMQASQLVATKAFSIGQNTFEFVISFGIMLYLLFFLLRDGPALGRRIKQAVPLSGEHKQHLFTKFTTVIRATVKGNIAVAATQGALGGLIFWFLGIQGSLLWGTLMAFLSLLPAIGAGLIWVPVAAYFLLTGAIWQGVVLTLFCVLVIGLVDNILRPILVGKDTKMPDYVVLISTLGGMSLFGLNGFVIGPLIAALFIASWDLFTGRELNESKAE from the coding sequence ATGCTCGAATCTAAACTGGAATACCGGACGTTCCTGCTTCTCCTGGCGGTGGTCACCATCGCCTTCGCCTGGCTGCTGTTGCCGTTCTATGGCGCGGTGTTCTGGGGCACCATCCTGGCGATCATCTTCGCCCCGCTGCAGCGCCGCCTGCGGGTGCGCCTGCATGGGCGCAACAACCTCGCGGCGCTGATCTCGCTGACGATCTGCCTGCTGATCGTGATCCTGCCGATGACCTTCATCGCCGGTGCGCTGGTGCAGGAGGGCGCCACTGTGTACCAGCGCCTGAAGTCGGGCGAACTGAACTTCGTCACCTATTTCCAGCAGGTCATGGCCGCGCTGCCGGATTGGGTGCACCCGTGGCTGGAGCGTTTCGACCTGACGGACCTTTCCAGCCTGCAGGAGAAGCTGTCCGCGGGAGCGATGCAGGCGAGTCAACTGGTCGCCACCAAGGCTTTCAGCATCGGCCAGAACACCTTCGAATTCGTCATCAGCTTCGGCATCATGCTCTACCTGCTGTTCTTCCTCCTGCGCGACGGCCCGGCGCTGGGGCGCCGCATCAAGCAGGCGGTGCCGCTGAGCGGTGAACACAAGCAGCACCTGTTCACCAAGTTCACCACGGTCATTCGCGCCACGGTGAAGGGCAACATCGCCGTGGCCGCGACCCAGGGTGCGCTGGGCGGGCTGATCTTCTGGTTCCTTGGTATTCAGGGCTCGCTGCTGTGGGGCACGCTGATGGCGTTCCTCTCGCTGTTGCCTGCCATCGGCGCGGGGCTGATCTGGGTGCCGGTGGCCGCCTACTTCCTGCTCACCGGGGCAATCTGGCAGGGCGTGGTGCTGACGCTGTTCTGCGTGCTGGTGATCGGCCTGGTGGACAACATCCTGCGCCCGATCCTGGTGGGCAAGGACACCAAGATGCCGGACTACGTGGTGCTGATTTCCACCCTTGGCGGCATGTCGCTGTTCGGGCTGAACGGTTTCGTCATCGGTCCGCTGATCGCGGCGCTGTTCATTGCGTCGTGGGATCTGTTCACTGGGCGCGAATTGAATGAGTCGAAGGCTGAGTAG
- a CDS encoding Na+/H+ antiporter family protein, with translation MNAVLIAVGLMLVLSLCRVHVVVALIAGAVAGGLLGGLGMEGTLKAFNAGLGGGATVALSYAMLGAFAVAIARSGMAHALADRVLALLGRHEDTAPAGFKWLLIGLLLLVAISSQNLLPIHIAFIPLLVPPLLYVLTRLQIDRRLIACVITFGLITPYMFLPVGFGNIFLNEILLANVARSGVDVSGVDVSRAMLIPALGMVCGLLIAVLFSYRRPRGYDLERIEQAERVGTPYSPMSLAVAGVAVVAAFVIQLWLDSMILGALVGFLVFSLSGVVRWKEADDLFTEGMKMMAMIGFIMIAAAGFAEVMKASGQVSTLVEAAAAWIGHSKAWGAFLMLLVGLLVTMGIGSSFSTVPIIAAIFVPLAVQLGFSPLAIVSIVGTAGALGDAGSPASDSTLGPTSGLNVDGQHNHIWDTVVPTFLHYNLPLLAFGWVAAMVL, from the coding sequence ATGAATGCGGTGCTGATCGCCGTTGGCTTGATGCTGGTGCTGAGCCTGTGCCGCGTGCATGTGGTGGTGGCGCTGATCGCCGGCGCGGTAGCGGGCGGGTTGCTCGGTGGCCTGGGCATGGAGGGGACGCTCAAGGCGTTCAACGCCGGCCTGGGTGGTGGCGCGACGGTAGCGCTGTCCTACGCGATGCTGGGGGCATTCGCGGTGGCCATCGCGCGCTCCGGCATGGCCCATGCGCTCGCCGACCGCGTGCTGGCGCTGCTTGGGCGGCACGAAGACACGGCTCCCGCCGGCTTCAAATGGTTGCTGATCGGACTTCTGCTGCTGGTGGCGATCTCCTCGCAGAACCTGCTGCCGATCCACATCGCCTTCATTCCGCTGCTGGTGCCGCCGCTGCTCTACGTGCTGACTCGCCTGCAGATCGACCGCCGGCTGATCGCCTGCGTGATCACCTTCGGCCTGATCACGCCCTACATGTTCCTGCCGGTGGGGTTCGGCAACATCTTCCTCAACGAGATCCTGCTGGCCAACGTCGCGCGCAGCGGTGTGGATGTCAGTGGCGTGGACGTCAGCCGGGCCATGCTCATCCCGGCGCTGGGCATGGTTTGCGGCCTGCTGATCGCGGTGCTGTTCAGTTACCGGCGCCCGCGCGGCTATGACCTGGAGCGCATCGAGCAGGCCGAGCGGGTGGGCACGCCCTACAGCCCGATGAGCCTGGCGGTGGCCGGGGTGGCGGTGGTGGCGGCATTCGTCATCCAGCTGTGGCTGGACTCGATGATCCTCGGCGCGCTGGTGGGTTTCCTGGTGTTTTCCCTGTCCGGCGTGGTGCGCTGGAAAGAGGCGGACGACCTGTTCACCGAGGGCATGAAAATGATGGCGATGATCGGTTTCATCATGATCGCCGCCGCCGGTTTCGCCGAGGTGATGAAGGCGAGCGGGCAGGTCTCCACCCTGGTGGAAGCAGCGGCCGCCTGGATCGGCCATAGCAAGGCCTGGGGTGCGTTCCTCATGCTGCTGGTGGGGCTGCTGGTGACGATGGGGATCGGTTCGTCCTTCTCCACGGTGCCGATCATCGCGGCCATCTTCGTCCCGCTGGCGGTGCAACTGGGCTTCAGCCCGCTGGCCATCGTCAGTATCGTCGGCACGGCCGGCGCCCTGGGGGATGCGGGATCGCCAGCGTCGGACTCCACCCTGGGGCCCACCTCCGGCCTCAACGTGGACGGGCAGCACAATCACATCTGGGACACCGTAGTGCCGACCTTCCTGCACTACAACCTGCCGCTGCTGGCCTTCGGCTGGGTAGCGGCGATGGTGCTGTAA
- a CDS encoding methyl-accepting chemotaxis protein, translating into MLLRRLSIQWKITLLAGLCLLGVVSLLSGLSVFRTQYSTALVKESSTRMLDEAAQARLQSRGEVQAMRIQRYIMDAYQYGKGFSRQVLFLRDQAQKRFLDAYDLREDLTRQVKTALEGNPELLGLYVTFEPNALDGKDTLFAGQAELGSNDAGRFSLYWSQSTPGKLESESMNEDMLADTTPGPSGAAYNAWFTCPKTSGQACVLDPYFDEVGDRQVLMTSIAFPLELDGRIVGVMGLDIGLDKLQEISRQGSQELYDGQGKVSIVSAAGLLAGHSADASRLGKKLQEIYPEQGAQLLQSIAANRKQVLRQDDQLRVIEPLQPIPGSKPWGVLLEVPQQTLLGPAIALQQQLDEQRTQGTLSQLGFGLIAVLIGLFAMWLTARGVTRPILNVAAMLRNIASGEGDLTTRLNYSGKDELGELAGWFNRFLDKLQPIIRDVKSSVQDARATADQSSEIASQTSAGMQQQFREVDQVATASQEMSATAHDVANSAAMAAEAARGADGATRDGLSVIDNTTRMIDELASDMSSAMNQVEGLAASSEQIGSVLDVIRGIAEQTNLLALNAAIEAARAGEAGRGFAVVADEVRNLARRTQDSVEEIRQVIEGLQSGTRDVVGAMNNSHRQAQDSVSQVEQAVAALQRIGEAVSVITDMNLQIASAAEEQSAVAEEINRNVAGIRDVTESLSSQAQESAQVSQSLNQLANHQQGLMDQFRV; encoded by the coding sequence ATGCTTCTCCGCCGCCTTTCCATCCAATGGAAGATCACGCTGCTCGCCGGTCTCTGCCTGCTTGGCGTGGTATCGCTGTTGTCCGGCCTTTCCGTGTTCCGCACCCAGTACAGCACCGCGCTGGTCAAGGAATCCAGCACCCGCATGCTCGACGAAGCCGCCCAGGCACGCCTGCAATCGCGCGGCGAAGTCCAGGCCATGCGCATCCAGCGCTACATCATGGACGCCTACCAGTACGGCAAAGGCTTCTCCCGGCAAGTGCTGTTCCTGCGCGACCAGGCGCAAAAGCGCTTCCTCGACGCCTACGACCTGCGCGAAGACCTCACCCGCCAGGTAAAAACCGCCCTGGAAGGCAACCCCGAACTGCTCGGGCTCTACGTCACCTTCGAACCCAACGCCCTGGACGGCAAGGACACGCTGTTCGCCGGCCAGGCCGAGCTGGGCAGCAACGACGCCGGACGCTTCTCGCTTTACTGGTCACAGTCCACGCCAGGCAAGCTCGAATCCGAGTCGATGAACGAAGACATGCTCGCCGACACCACCCCCGGCCCAAGCGGCGCGGCCTACAACGCGTGGTTCACCTGCCCCAAGACCAGTGGCCAAGCCTGCGTGCTCGATCCCTATTTCGACGAGGTCGGCGACCGCCAGGTACTGATGACCAGCATCGCCTTCCCCTTGGAGCTGGACGGCAGGATCGTCGGCGTGATGGGTCTGGACATCGGCCTGGACAAGCTGCAGGAGATCAGCCGCCAGGGTAGCCAGGAACTGTACGACGGCCAGGGCAAGGTCAGCATTGTCAGCGCCGCCGGCCTGCTCGCCGGACACAGCGCCGACGCCAGCCGGCTGGGCAAGAAATTGCAGGAGATCTATCCGGAGCAAGGGGCGCAGCTGCTGCAGTCCATCGCCGCCAACCGCAAGCAGGTGCTGCGCCAGGACGATCAGTTGCGGGTCATCGAGCCGCTGCAACCGATTCCCGGCTCCAAGCCCTGGGGTGTCCTGCTCGAAGTGCCGCAGCAGACCCTGCTCGGCCCGGCCATCGCCCTGCAACAGCAGCTCGACGAGCAGCGCACGCAGGGCACCCTCTCCCAGCTCGGCTTCGGCCTGATCGCGGTGCTCATCGGCCTGTTCGCCATGTGGCTCACCGCCCGTGGCGTGACCCGGCCGATCCTCAACGTCGCCGCCATGCTGCGCAATATCGCCAGCGGCGAAGGCGACCTGACCACGCGCCTGAACTATTCGGGCAAGGATGAACTGGGCGAGCTGGCCGGCTGGTTCAACCGCTTCCTCGACAAGCTGCAACCGATCATCCGCGACGTGAAATCCTCCGTGCAGGACGCCCGCGCCACCGCCGACCAATCCTCGGAGATCGCCAGCCAGACCAGCGCCGGCATGCAGCAGCAGTTCCGCGAAGTCGACCAGGTCGCCACCGCCTCGCAAGAGATGAGCGCCACCGCCCATGACGTCGCCAACAGCGCGGCGATGGCCGCCGAGGCCGCCCGTGGCGCCGATGGCGCGACCCGCGATGGCCTCAGCGTGATCGACAACACCACGCGCATGATCGACGAACTGGCCAGCGACATGAGCAGCGCCATGAATCAGGTCGAAGGGTTGGCGGCGAGCAGCGAGCAGATCGGCTCGGTGCTGGACGTGATCCGTGGCATCGCCGAGCAGACCAACCTGCTGGCGCTCAATGCGGCCATCGAAGCGGCTCGCGCGGGTGAAGCCGGGCGTGGTTTCGCGGTGGTCGCCGACGAAGTACGCAACCTCGCCCGGCGCACACAGGATTCGGTGGAGGAAATCCGCCAGGTGATCGAAGGCTTGCAGAGCGGCACCCGCGACGTGGTCGGCGCGATGAACAACAGTCATCGCCAGGCGCAGGACAGCGTTTCGCAGGTCGAGCAGGCCGTGGCCGCGCTCCAGCGCATCGGCGAGGCGGTCAGCGTGATCACCGACATGAACCTGCAGATCGCCAGCGCCGCCGAGGAACAGAGCGCGGTGGCCGAGGAGATCAACCGCAACGTGGCGGGCATTCGCGACGTGACCGAATCGCTGTCCAGCCAGGCGCAGGAATCGGCGCAGGTCAGCCAGTCGCTGAACCAGTTGGCGAACCATCAGCAGGGATTGATGGATCAGTTCCGGGTTTGA
- a CDS encoding ATP-binding protein: MMSIQRRLGLGLGVVLVVIGLALAQTGLWLFDQGLRRYLANGLQDEAESLLVGIMRGPAGLQLDSQRVDAVYERLFSGRYFVIRFDDVTWRSRSLWDRELDLPSHKGLARDLEKGPEGQRLLVYRGDYKRYGKKLRIVVAQDYTPILKSFNRLRNIGLGAGGVALLLILVFQGFAVRRALRPLERVRQQIAQLQEGRRSQLDRQVPQELEPLVDQVNHLLQHTEDTLRRSRNALGNLGHALKTPLAVLISLADRAELHEHPELRRVLQEQLEQIEQRLARELGRARLVGEALPGAHFDCDAELPSLCEMLRLIHGEHLRIDWNATPGLRLPFDREDLLEMLGNLLDNACKWADGQVRLTVEKGAGRYLLSVDDDGPGIAEEQRDSVLERGTRLDEQVAGHGLGLGIARDIAAACGGGLRLEASELGGLRVVIELPRRVA; this comes from the coding sequence TTGATGTCGATCCAGCGCCGGCTCGGCCTCGGGCTCGGCGTGGTGCTGGTGGTGATCGGCCTGGCGCTGGCGCAGACCGGGCTCTGGCTGTTCGACCAGGGGTTGCGCCGCTATCTCGCCAACGGCCTGCAGGATGAGGCGGAAAGCCTGCTGGTGGGCATCATGCGCGGCCCGGCCGGGCTGCAACTGGACAGCCAGCGGGTGGATGCCGTCTACGAGCGGCTGTTCTCCGGACGCTATTTCGTCATCCGCTTCGATGACGTCACCTGGCGCTCCCGTTCCCTGTGGGACCGCGAGCTGGATCTGCCGTCGCACAAGGGCCTGGCCCGTGACCTGGAAAAGGGCCCGGAGGGGCAGCGCCTGCTGGTCTATCGCGGCGACTACAAGCGCTATGGCAAGAAACTGAGGATTGTCGTGGCGCAGGATTACACGCCGATCCTCAAGAGCTTCAATCGCCTGCGCAACATCGGCCTGGGCGCCGGCGGGGTGGCGTTGTTGCTGATCCTGGTCTTCCAGGGCTTCGCCGTGCGTCGTGCGCTGCGTCCGCTGGAACGGGTGCGCCAGCAGATCGCGCAGTTGCAGGAGGGGCGGCGCAGCCAGTTGGACCGCCAGGTACCGCAGGAGCTGGAACCGCTGGTGGATCAGGTCAACCACCTGTTGCAGCACACCGAGGATACCCTGCGCCGCTCGCGCAACGCGCTGGGTAACCTCGGCCATGCCTTGAAAACGCCGTTGGCGGTCCTGATCAGCCTTGCCGATCGCGCCGAACTGCATGAGCACCCGGAGTTGCGCCGTGTGCTGCAGGAGCAGTTGGAACAGATCGAGCAGCGCCTGGCCCGCGAGCTGGGGCGGGCGCGTCTGGTGGGAGAAGCGCTGCCCGGCGCGCATTTCGACTGCGATGCCGAACTGCCCAGCCTGTGCGAGATGCTGCGGCTGATTCATGGCGAGCACCTGCGGATCGACTGGAACGCGACGCCCGGCCTGCGGCTGCCGTTCGACCGTGAGGACCTGCTGGAGATGCTGGGCAACCTGCTGGACAACGCCTGCAAGTGGGCGGACGGCCAGGTGCGGCTGACAGTGGAGAAGGGCGCCGGTCGCTATCTTCTGAGCGTGGATGATGATGGCCCTGGCATCGCCGAGGAGCAGCGTGACAGCGTACTGGAGCGTGGCACGCGGCTGGACGAGCAGGTTGCGGGGCATGGCCTGGGCTTGGGCATCGCGCGGGATATCGCGGCGGCGTGTGGCGGTGGCCTGAGGCTGGAGGCGAGCGAGTTGGGTGGATTGCGCGTGGTGATCGAGTTGCCGCGTCGGGTGGCGTGA
- a CDS encoding response regulator transcription factor, producing MRLLLVEDHVPLADELLAALTRQGYAVDWLADGRDAAVQGASEPYDLIVLDLGLPGRPGLDVLREWRGMGLATPVLILTARGSWAERIDGLKAGADDYLTKPFHPEELLLRIQALLRRARGLANQSQLEVAGLSLDEARQCVQQGGKDVDLTSAEFRLLRYFMLHPGQLLSKSHLAEHLYDGETERDSNVIEVHINHLRRKLGREIIETRRGQGYRFTGNAGGAAR from the coding sequence ATGCGCCTGCTGCTGGTGGAAGACCACGTCCCCCTGGCCGATGAACTGCTGGCCGCCCTGACGCGCCAGGGCTATGCCGTCGACTGGCTGGCCGACGGCCGCGATGCCGCCGTGCAGGGCGCCAGCGAGCCCTATGACCTGATCGTTCTCGACCTCGGCCTGCCGGGGCGTCCAGGACTGGATGTGCTGCGCGAATGGCGCGGCATGGGGCTGGCAACGCCAGTGCTGATCCTCACCGCGCGCGGTTCCTGGGCCGAGCGCATCGACGGCTTGAAGGCTGGCGCCGACGACTACCTCACCAAGCCATTCCATCCCGAAGAGCTACTGCTGCGCATCCAGGCGCTGCTGCGCCGTGCCCGTGGCCTGGCCAACCAGAGCCAGCTGGAGGTGGCGGGGCTGAGCCTGGACGAGGCGCGGCAGTGCGTGCAGCAGGGCGGCAAGGACGTCGATCTGACTTCCGCCGAGTTCCGCCTGCTGCGCTACTTCATGCTGCATCCCGGGCAGTTGCTGTCGAAGTCCCACCTCGCGGAGCACCTCTATGACGGCGAGACGGAGCGCGACTCCAACGTCATCGAGGTGCATATCAACCACCTGCGCCGCAAGCTGGGCCGCGAGATCATCGAGACCCGCCGTGGGCAGGGTTACCGCTTCACCGGCAATGCCGGCGGAGCCGCCCGTTGA
- a CDS encoding PepSY domain-containing protein: MKIDLPRVALLAVALALSAGAAQAHDLSQDEALRLSREGVIRPFEEILPIAQARYPGSKLLEAELEKEHDAYVYEVELLTVDGVVRELELDARDGRILKDKEDD, translated from the coding sequence ATGAAGATCGATTTGCCGCGCGTGGCCCTGCTGGCCGTTGCGCTCGCCCTGTCGGCCGGCGCCGCGCAGGCCCATGACCTGAGCCAGGACGAGGCCCTGCGGCTGAGCCGTGAGGGCGTGATCCGCCCGTTCGAGGAAATCCTGCCCATCGCCCAGGCCCGCTATCCCGGTTCGAAGTTGCTGGAGGCGGAGCTGGAGAAGGAACACGACGCCTATGTCTACGAGGTGGAGTTGCTCACCGTCGATGGCGTGGTGCGCGAACTGGAACTGGATGCCCGCGACGGTCGCATCCTCAAGGATAAGGAAGACGACTGA
- a CDS encoding PepSY domain-containing protein, translating to MKPLIILTAATALLLGAATAMAHDVGPDEALRLRDAGTIRDFEALNQTALGKHPGGTVYDSELELEHGRYLYKVDIKDAQGVKWDVELDAVSGAVIKDRQDD from the coding sequence ATGAAACCGCTGATCATCCTCACCGCCGCCACCGCGCTGCTGCTTGGCGCCGCCACGGCGATGGCCCACGACGTTGGACCGGACGAGGCGCTGCGTCTGCGCGATGCCGGCACCATCCGCGATTTCGAAGCGCTCAACCAGACCGCGCTGGGCAAGCATCCGGGCGGAACGGTGTACGATAGCGAGCTTGAGCTGGAACATGGCCGCTACCTCTACAAGGTCGATATCAAGGACGCCCAGGGCGTGAAATGGGATGTCGAACTCGATGCGGTGAGCGGTGCAGTCATCAAGGATCGCCAGGACGACTGA
- a CDS encoding NnrS family protein — protein MLLVDRKALLSIPPLWRLGFRPFFLGGALFALIGIAAWAAVLLGVLPAWEPLGGWLAWHRHEMLFGFASAIVAGFLLTAVQTWTGRPGVSGRPLMILSAIWLAARLGWLGGAPLWLVTPLELAFLPALAFFVGRSLWQVKQVRNYPVIAVLTLLTLADAQVMLGLWSGNENWQRGGVLAALWLVAALMGLIGGRVIPFFTQRGLGRTAQVPAWPWLDNVLLAGTMLVAVLTATGFGLTPQPLVGALFAVLALGHLIRLWRWRDKGIWSVPLLWSLHLAYLWMMLAPAGMAAWNFGAPLAVSLPIHALTVGGVGGLILAMIARVSLGHTGRPLQPPKVMALAFALLNLGVLFRVLLVVWLPLQGLSLAAACWVVAFLLFAWHYGPMFWRPRLDGQPG, from the coding sequence GTGTTGCTGGTTGATCGAAAAGCGTTGTTGAGCATTCCGCCGCTGTGGCGCCTGGGCTTCCGCCCATTCTTCCTCGGCGGCGCGTTGTTTGCGTTGATCGGTATTGCCGCCTGGGCGGCGGTGCTGCTGGGGGTGTTGCCGGCCTGGGAGCCACTGGGTGGCTGGTTGGCCTGGCACCGTCACGAAATGCTGTTTGGATTCGCCAGCGCCATCGTCGCTGGCTTTTTGTTGACGGCCGTCCAGACCTGGACCGGCCGACCCGGCGTCAGCGGGCGCCCGCTGATGATCCTTTCCGCGATCTGGCTGGCGGCCCGGCTCGGCTGGCTCGGCGGTGCGCCGCTGTGGCTGGTCACGCCGCTGGAACTGGCGTTCCTGCCGGCGCTGGCGTTCTTCGTCGGACGCAGCCTGTGGCAGGTGAAACAGGTGCGCAACTACCCGGTGATCGCGGTGCTGACACTGCTCACCCTGGCCGATGCACAGGTAATGCTGGGCCTCTGGAGCGGTAACGAAAACTGGCAGCGTGGCGGTGTGCTGGCCGCGCTCTGGCTGGTGGCGGCCCTGATGGGGCTGATCGGCGGACGGGTCATTCCTTTCTTCACCCAGCGTGGCCTGGGGCGCACCGCGCAGGTGCCGGCCTGGCCCTGGCTGGACAACGTGCTGCTGGCCGGCACGATGCTGGTGGCCGTGCTGACGGCGACCGGATTCGGCCTGACGCCGCAGCCGCTGGTGGGCGCGCTGTTCGCGGTGCTCGCCCTGGGGCACCTGATTCGCCTGTGGCGCTGGCGGGACAAGGGGATCTGGAGCGTACCGCTGCTGTGGTCGCTGCACCTGGCCTATCTCTGGATGATGCTGGCCCCGGCGGGCATGGCCGCATGGAACTTCGGTGCGCCGCTCGCCGTCAGCCTGCCGATCCATGCGCTGACGGTTGGCGGTGTGGGTGGCCTGATCCTGGCGATGATCGCCCGCGTCAGCCTTGGCCATACGGGGCGCCCGCTGCAGCCGCCGAAGGTCATGGCCTTGGCGTTCGCGCTACTGAACCTGGGGGTGCTTTTCCGGGTGCTGCTGGTGGTGTGGCTGCCGCTGCAGGGCCTGAGCCTGGCCGCTGCCTGTTGGGTGGTGGCTTTCCTGCTGTTCGCCTGGCACTACGGGCCGATGTTCTGGCGTCCGCGGCTGGATGGGCAGCCGGGCTGA
- the hmpA gene encoding NO-inducible flavohemoprotein, which translates to MLSNEHRTLVKATVPLLETGGEALTQHFYKMMLSEYPEVRPLFNQAHQASGDQPRALANGVLMYARHIDELEQLGPLVAKIVNKHVALQILPEHYPIVGTCLLRAIREVLGEEIATQAVIDAWAAAYGQLAEILIGAEESVYQQNAEQLGGWRGARRFRVVRKDVESEEITSFYFQPVDGGALLDFQPGQYIGLRLELDGEEVRRTYSLSDVPNGREYRISVKREQEGKVSNHLHDQVQVGDEIDLFPPAGDFVLRDGEKPLALITAGVGITPALAMLKQALGSGREVHFIHCARHGGVHAFRDWVEAQSEAHPHLVHYFCYSEPREQDEVHAEGFLSRDLLAEWLPVDRDLDAYFLGPKPFMAQVKRHLRELGVPERQAHYEFFGPASALEA; encoded by the coding sequence ATGCTGTCCAATGAACACCGTACCCTGGTCAAAGCCACTGTCCCGCTGCTGGAGACCGGCGGTGAGGCGCTGACCCAGCACTTCTACAAGATGATGCTGAGCGAATACCCGGAAGTGCGTCCGCTGTTCAACCAGGCGCACCAGGCGTCCGGCGACCAGCCCCGCGCCCTGGCCAACGGTGTCCTGATGTACGCCCGCCACATCGACGAGTTGGAACAGCTCGGCCCGCTGGTGGCGAAGATCGTCAACAAGCACGTCGCGCTGCAGATCCTGCCGGAGCATTATCCGATCGTCGGCACCTGCCTGCTGCGGGCCATCCGCGAGGTGCTCGGCGAGGAAATCGCCACCCAGGCGGTGATCGATGCCTGGGCCGCTGCCTACGGCCAACTGGCTGAAATCCTGATCGGCGCCGAGGAATCGGTGTACCAGCAGAATGCCGAGCAGCTCGGCGGCTGGCGCGGTGCGCGGCGTTTCCGCGTCGTCCGCAAGGACGTGGAGAGCGAGGAAATCACCTCCTTCTACTTCCAGCCGGTGGACGGTGGCGCACTGCTGGACTTCCAGCCGGGTCAGTACATCGGTCTGCGCCTGGAGCTGGATGGCGAAGAAGTACGCCGTACCTACTCGCTCTCCGATGTACCCAATGGCCGCGAGTACCGCATCAGCGTGAAGCGCGAGCAGGAGGGCAAGGTGTCCAACCATCTGCATGATCAGGTGCAGGTGGGCGACGAGATCGACCTGTTCCCGCCAGCGGGCGACTTCGTCCTGCGCGACGGCGAGAAGCCCCTGGCGCTGATCACTGCCGGCGTGGGCATCACCCCGGCGCTGGCGATGCTCAAGCAGGCGCTGGGCAGCGGCCGCGAGGTGCATTTCATCCACTGCGCGCGTCACGGCGGCGTGCATGCCTTCCGCGACTGGGTCGAGGCGCAGTCCGAGGCTCATCCGCACCTGGTGCATTACTTCTGCTACAGCGAGCCGCGCGAGCAGGATGAGGTGCACGCAGAAGGTTTCCTCAGCCGCGATCTGCTGGCCGAATGGCTGCCGGTCGACCGTGACCTGGATGCCTACTTCCTCGGACCCAAGCCCTTCATGGCCCAGGTGAAGCGTCATCTGCGCGAGCTCGGCGTGCCCGAGCGGCAGGCCCACTACGAGTTCTTCGGCCCGGCCAGCGCGCTGGAGGCCTGA